The Leifsonia williamsii genome includes a region encoding these proteins:
- the lsrF gene encoding 3-hydroxy-5-phosphonooxypentane-2,4-dione thiolase, with protein sequence MADLDDLREGTDFGGAVARAGDFPLKGLAGQDWGMRARLSRVFDPADGKTVMLAFDHGYFQGPTSGLERLDRSIVPLVPQADALMCTRGALRTTIPATSGKGVVLRASGGPSVLGDLSQEDLAVSIDDAVRLDAAALAVQVFVGSENESRSVKNLTTLVDQGQSAGIPVLAVTAVGREMVRDARYFRLATRITAELGAAFVKTYYVEEGFETVTSACPVPIIIAGGKKVEEQEALRVAYRAMQEGAAGVDMGRNVFQSEHPAAMLAAVRGVVHDGLTAEDAFDLYRQLSFESAGHDVPELAH encoded by the coding sequence ATGGCTGACCTCGACGACCTCCGCGAAGGCACCGACTTCGGGGGCGCCGTCGCCCGGGCGGGCGACTTCCCGCTGAAGGGCCTCGCCGGACAGGACTGGGGGATGCGCGCGCGCCTCTCGCGCGTCTTCGACCCGGCCGACGGCAAGACGGTCATGCTCGCCTTCGACCACGGCTACTTCCAGGGCCCGACCTCGGGGCTGGAGCGGCTCGACCGCTCGATCGTGCCGCTGGTCCCGCAGGCCGACGCCCTGATGTGCACCCGCGGCGCCCTGCGCACCACGATCCCGGCCACCTCGGGCAAGGGCGTCGTGCTCCGCGCGAGCGGCGGCCCGAGCGTGCTCGGCGACCTGAGCCAGGAGGACCTGGCCGTCTCGATCGACGACGCGGTCCGGCTCGACGCCGCCGCGCTGGCCGTGCAGGTCTTCGTGGGCTCCGAGAACGAGTCCCGCTCTGTCAAGAACCTGACCACGTTGGTCGACCAGGGTCAGAGCGCCGGCATCCCGGTGCTCGCGGTGACCGCCGTCGGCCGCGAGATGGTCCGCGACGCCCGCTACTTCCGGCTGGCCACGCGCATCACCGCCGAGCTGGGCGCCGCCTTCGTCAAGACGTACTACGTCGAGGAGGGCTTCGAGACCGTCACCAGCGCATGCCCGGTGCCGATCATCATCGCGGGCGGCAAGAAGGTGGAGGAGCAGGAGGCTCTGCGCGTCGCCTACCGCGCCATGCAGGAGGGCGCGGCGGGCGTCGACATGGGCCGCAACGTGTTCCAGTCCGAGCACCCGGCCGCCATGCTCGCCGCCGTGCGCGGGGTCGTCCACGACGGGCTCACCGCCGAGGACGCCTTCGACCTCTACCGGCAGCTCTCCTTCGAGTCGGCCGGGCACGACGTCCCCGAGCTCGCGCACTGA
- a CDS encoding ABC transporter permease, whose product MTTSTSTPAPAQTPPTLSTPVVETRRRFHWPAWGWSLIGVLAVWLCIVAVRPAAPFDPLAQALSLAPFLVLVALGQMLVITLGPGNIDVSVGTVVSMASYVSVGVGAAAGPVVGIAAAVGAGLGAGLISVIAILVLRVPPIIATLATSLIVQSTTLLLADANRASADAGLRAFVNAKVLGIPVMALVVVAVTVVVGLVLARTRFGLSVLAVGQSPRAAERAGIRVWRVTAITYLVSGGLAGLAGGLLAAFISPSTVLGTSYMLDSVAVVVIGGTLISGGRAVPVGAWTGALFFVLLSGLLNLVGWSVGAQNILKGVLVVAVVVVSTAATGTGRSVLARLRDSLPITKKENTHG is encoded by the coding sequence ATGACCACCTCCACCTCCACACCTGCTCCCGCGCAGACCCCGCCCACACTCTCGACCCCGGTGGTGGAGACGCGGCGCCGGTTCCACTGGCCCGCCTGGGGCTGGTCGCTGATCGGCGTGCTGGCCGTCTGGCTCTGCATCGTCGCCGTGCGGCCCGCAGCACCCTTCGACCCGCTGGCCCAAGCGCTGTCGCTGGCGCCGTTCCTCGTGCTCGTCGCACTCGGCCAGATGCTCGTCATCACGCTGGGGCCTGGCAACATCGACGTCTCGGTCGGCACGGTCGTCTCGATGGCGTCGTACGTCTCCGTCGGTGTCGGCGCCGCCGCCGGCCCGGTGGTCGGGATCGCCGCGGCCGTGGGTGCCGGTCTCGGCGCCGGCCTGATCAGCGTGATCGCCATCCTGGTGCTGCGCGTGCCGCCCATCATCGCGACGCTCGCCACCAGCCTGATCGTGCAGTCGACCACCCTGCTGCTCGCCGACGCCAACCGCGCCTCCGCCGATGCGGGGCTGCGCGCCTTCGTCAACGCGAAGGTGCTGGGCATCCCGGTCATGGCGCTGGTCGTCGTCGCGGTCACCGTCGTCGTGGGGCTCGTGCTCGCCCGCACCCGGTTCGGCCTCTCGGTGCTCGCCGTGGGCCAGAGCCCGCGTGCCGCCGAGCGCGCCGGCATCCGCGTGTGGCGCGTCACCGCGATCACCTACCTCGTGAGCGGCGGCCTCGCCGGGCTCGCGGGCGGCCTGCTCGCCGCCTTCATCTCGCCGAGCACCGTGCTCGGAACCTCGTACATGCTCGACTCCGTCGCCGTGGTGGTGATCGGCGGCACGCTCATCTCGGGCGGCCGCGCGGTGCCCGTCGGCGCCTGGACCGGCGCGCTGTTCTTCGTGCTGCTGTCGGGCCTGCTCAACCTCGTCGGCTGGAGCGTCGGCGCCCAGAACATCCTCAAGGGCGTCCTCGTGGTCGCGGTCGTGGTCGTCTCGACCGCCGCGACCGGCACCGGCCGGTCCGTGCTCGCGCGGCTGCGCGACTCCCTGCCCATCACAAAGAAGGAGAACACCCATGGCTGA
- a CDS encoding ABC transporter permease: MTTATTASTAPAPGTAARGSGRPPAATRLRAGLAHGSPALLSLVALVVIVALAAAIQPGILSVTGLSLMLMSAVPLVFAAQAQMIIMSVGDIDLGIGNLVGLVTVIAATLLATNPVLGVLMLGAVLVVYALLGLIVQKRGVPSIIVTLGMSFVWLGVGLQLLPTPGGATPAWLTAIGSWRSDIVPPPLVFIALAALVGWWLTRRSRVGARMRALGSSAATLDKAGWSLTRTRVTAYVLAAVLILVSGLLLAAQTRSGDINSASNFTLTTIAAVILGGGTFSGGRALPLGTTLGAVTLGLISVLLSLVALPSSMQAGAQGVIVLAVLAGRIITERFSR; this comes from the coding sequence ATGACCACCGCGACCACCGCCTCCACGGCGCCCGCACCCGGCACCGCGGCCCGCGGCTCCGGCCGGCCGCCCGCGGCGACCCGGCTGCGCGCCGGTCTCGCCCACGGCTCGCCCGCCCTGCTCTCCCTCGTCGCCCTGGTGGTGATCGTGGCATTGGCCGCGGCCATCCAGCCGGGCATCCTCTCGGTCACCGGGCTCAGCCTCATGCTGATGTCGGCCGTGCCACTGGTCTTCGCCGCGCAGGCGCAGATGATCATCATGTCGGTCGGCGATATCGACCTCGGCATCGGCAACCTCGTCGGTCTGGTCACGGTCATCGCCGCCACGCTCCTGGCCACGAACCCGGTGCTCGGCGTGCTGATGCTCGGCGCGGTGCTCGTGGTCTACGCGCTGCTCGGACTGATCGTGCAGAAGCGCGGCGTCCCCTCCATCATCGTGACGCTCGGCATGTCGTTCGTCTGGCTGGGCGTCGGCCTGCAGCTGCTGCCCACGCCCGGAGGCGCGACCCCGGCCTGGCTGACCGCCATCGGCTCCTGGCGCAGCGACATCGTGCCGCCGCCGCTGGTCTTCATCGCCCTCGCCGCGCTCGTCGGCTGGTGGCTCACCCGGCGCAGCCGTGTCGGCGCCCGGATGCGCGCCCTCGGCTCCAGCGCCGCCACCCTCGACAAGGCGGGCTGGTCACTGACCCGCACCCGCGTCACGGCCTACGTGCTCGCTGCCGTGCTCATCCTCGTCTCCGGCCTGCTGCTGGCCGCGCAGACGCGGTCGGGCGACATCAACTCGGCCAGCAACTTCACCCTCACCACCATCGCCGCGGTCATCCTCGGCGGCGGCACGTTCTCCGGCGGACGCGCGCTCCCCTTGGGGACCACGCTCGGCGCCGTCACCCTCGGCCTGATCTCCGTGCTGCTCAGCCTGGTCGCGCTCCCGTCGAGCATGCAGGCCGGCGCACAGGGCGTGATCGTGCTCGCGGTGCTGGCCGGCCGCATCATCACCGAGAGGTTCAGCCGATGA
- a CDS encoding sugar ABC transporter ATP-binding protein, whose product MPTTMKPTTTSVGEERAADAATAPATAPGQAATIAARGVTKRYGSTRALTGVDLHVERGEILGLVGHNGAGKSTLMRILAGREQPDAGAVTARDAAGTTWDARSAAAAGVRMVYQELALCADLTVAENAYLSDRRRSASFGWMGRAERRIGEVLDTVFPGHGIAVVRRVGELTLAQRQMVEIARALCTERLGLLILDEPTESLGVDAAGQLYAHLHRLTADGVSVLLISHRMAEVIAHSDRVAVMRDGAVAGVFTGADERTLLHAMGGEVHAAAEVEAAAEAREAGEVVAAIRGDGAPFTVRSGEIVGLAGLAGQGQERMLTRLWSAGPLTRGVSAPRRRAYVPGDRQTSGILPLWSVAQNLTVAALRSISTAGVVNGRAKRELAARWIDALRIRGAAGTPITALSGGNQQKVLVARAFATDASLVLLDDPFRGVDVATKNELYTLMKAEAAAGRAIVWYSTENAEMAHCDRVYVLRAGRIVSELAGDSNTEERIIADSFEEGTAR is encoded by the coding sequence ATGCCAACGACGATGAAACCGACCACCACGAGCGTGGGGGAGGAGCGCGCGGCCGACGCCGCCACCGCCCCCGCGACCGCGCCCGGCCAGGCGGCGACGATCGCCGCCCGCGGCGTGACCAAGCGCTACGGGAGCACCCGCGCGCTGACCGGTGTCGACCTGCACGTCGAGCGCGGCGAGATCCTCGGGCTCGTCGGTCACAACGGCGCGGGCAAGAGCACGCTCATGCGCATCCTGGCCGGTCGCGAGCAGCCCGACGCGGGCGCCGTGACGGCCCGGGATGCCGCAGGCACGACCTGGGACGCTCGTTCGGCCGCCGCGGCCGGCGTCCGCATGGTCTACCAGGAGCTGGCGCTCTGCGCCGACCTCACGGTCGCCGAGAACGCGTACCTCTCCGACCGCCGCCGCTCGGCCTCCTTCGGGTGGATGGGCCGCGCGGAGCGGCGGATCGGGGAGGTGCTGGACACCGTCTTCCCCGGGCACGGGATCGCGGTGGTCCGCCGCGTCGGCGAGCTCACCCTGGCGCAACGCCAGATGGTCGAGATCGCCCGCGCGCTCTGCACCGAGCGGCTCGGCCTGCTCATCCTGGATGAGCCGACCGAGTCGCTCGGGGTGGACGCGGCAGGCCAGCTCTACGCGCACCTCCACCGGCTGACCGCCGACGGCGTGAGCGTGCTGCTGATCTCGCACCGCATGGCCGAGGTGATCGCGCACAGCGACCGCGTCGCCGTCATGCGCGACGGCGCCGTCGCGGGCGTCTTCACCGGCGCCGACGAGCGCACGCTGCTGCACGCGATGGGCGGCGAGGTGCACGCGGCGGCGGAGGTCGAGGCCGCGGCGGAGGCCAGGGAGGCGGGGGAGGTCGTGGCCGCGATCCGCGGCGACGGCGCGCCGTTCACCGTCCGCTCGGGCGAGATCGTCGGTCTCGCGGGGCTCGCCGGCCAGGGCCAGGAGCGGATGCTCACCCGGCTCTGGTCGGCCGGCCCGCTGACCCGCGGCGTGAGCGCCCCGCGCCGCCGCGCGTACGTTCCCGGCGACCGCCAGACCTCCGGCATCCTGCCGCTCTGGAGCGTCGCCCAGAACCTGACCGTCGCCGCCCTGCGCAGCATCAGCACCGCGGGCGTCGTCAACGGCCGCGCCAAGCGCGAGCTCGCGGCGCGCTGGATCGACGCGCTGCGCATCCGCGGCGCCGCAGGCACCCCGATCACCGCGCTCAGCGGCGGCAACCAGCAGAAGGTGCTGGTCGCCCGCGCCTTCGCCACGGACGCCTCCCTGGTGCTGCTCGACGACCCGTTCCGCGGCGTCGACGTCGCCACCAAGAACGAGCTCTACACCCTGATGAAGGCGGAGGCCGCCGCCGGCCGCGCGATCGTCTGGTACTCCACCGAGAACGCGGAGATGGCGCACTGCGACCGCGTCTACGTGCTCCGCGCGGGGCGCATCGTGTCCGAGCTCGCGGGCGACAGCAACACCGAGGAGCGGATCATCGCCGACTCGTTCGAGGAAGGGACCGCCCGATGA
- a CDS encoding substrate-binding domain-containing protein, with protein sequence MKFRSWRRIGVVAAVAAALTLTGCSAGAAGSGDGGSGKTEGISVALSNGFVNGWRLTLIDKFEKEAGKLKKDGVVSKYTTVNAPGENSATEQASQIRSLVLQKPDMLIVIPASSTALVPAVEEACNAGITVLVLDADMKADCAHIVRNDYAKWGEVSLVPALKAIDGKGDIIINRGVIGSQPEEEFNKRQHEILKDYPGVKVAAEVNGYCDGSTAQKEIVSVLGSLPPIAAVPGCIGGMGVVQAFESAGRPAPVVVFDTDGKSLKFWKDSGISNGSFAALTDPGQGVAALYVGLELLAGEKVPSTVVLPLLEIGQDDLDYWAGTLSADEYAAYPWDEASVKAAIAAVADGKDAEAPALK encoded by the coding sequence ATGAAGTTTCGATCCTGGCGCCGCATCGGCGTCGTCGCCGCCGTCGCGGCGGCCCTCACCCTCACCGGCTGCTCCGCCGGCGCGGCCGGAAGCGGCGACGGCGGCTCCGGCAAGACCGAGGGCATCTCGGTCGCGCTGAGCAACGGCTTCGTCAACGGCTGGCGGCTCACCCTGATCGACAAGTTCGAGAAGGAGGCCGGCAAGCTCAAGAAGGACGGCGTCGTCTCCAAGTACACGACCGTCAACGCCCCCGGCGAGAACAGCGCCACCGAGCAGGCGTCGCAGATCCGCAGCCTGGTGCTGCAGAAGCCGGACATGCTGATCGTCATCCCGGCGTCCTCCACCGCTCTCGTGCCCGCCGTCGAGGAGGCCTGCAACGCGGGCATCACCGTGCTCGTGCTCGACGCCGACATGAAGGCCGACTGCGCCCACATCGTCCGCAACGACTACGCCAAGTGGGGCGAGGTCTCGCTCGTCCCCGCGCTGAAGGCGATCGACGGCAAGGGCGACATCATCATCAACCGCGGCGTCATCGGCTCGCAGCCCGAGGAGGAGTTCAACAAGCGCCAGCACGAGATCCTCAAGGACTACCCGGGCGTGAAGGTCGCGGCCGAGGTCAACGGCTACTGCGACGGCTCCACCGCGCAGAAGGAGATCGTCTCGGTGCTCGGCTCGCTGCCGCCCATCGCGGCGGTGCCCGGCTGCATCGGCGGCATGGGCGTCGTGCAGGCCTTCGAGTCGGCCGGCCGGCCGGCGCCGGTGGTCGTCTTCGACACCGACGGCAAGTCGCTGAAGTTCTGGAAGGACTCGGGCATCAGCAACGGCTCGTTCGCCGCGCTGACCGACCCGGGCCAGGGCGTGGCCGCCCTCTACGTCGGCCTGGAGCTCCTCGCCGGCGAGAAGGTCCCGTCGACCGTCGTGCTCCCGCTGCTGGAGATCGGCCAGGACGACCTCGACTACTGGGCAGGCACGCTCTCGGCCGACGAGTACGCCGCGTACCCGTGGGACGAGGCCAGCGTGAAGGCCGCCATCGCCGCCGTCGCCGACGGGAAGGACGCCGAGGCGCCCGCGCTCAAGTAG